The Candidatus Woesearchaeota archaeon genome contains the following window.
AGAGAGACGGATAAACGTCATAGAAGTGTTGAACGAGAAACAAGTATAAAAAATGTTTCATTCATTAAGGGATCTATGTCCTTCTGACAAGATAAGTCGCAAGGCCAGAAACAATCAAGAGCGCCAGTATCGTAACCACAACAAATGGGGCATAAATTGCAACAAGATCTACTCGTGTAGGAACTTGCGGAGAAAGCTCAAGGCTACCATCAACATTCTTCGTTACAAATCCTGTAGGAATACCCGTCAAAGAAGATTGCAAAGGCGATCCTGTCTTTTCGAGGTTTTGGAGGAAATACCAGTTTGCTGAGCCTGCAAGAAAGAGCGTTAGGATAATGAGCACATGAATTCCTGCATCAGGAATGGTTTTTTGAGAAATAATTGTCATACTTTTTTTGCTCACACGATTGTTCTCGTTTACCTTAGCCATACTAACCTAACCTTCAGGGTCACTCGTATTTAAACGTTTCTATTCAAGAGAAAAGAAGGGTTTATATATCTCTAACGGATTAAAGGAGCAATGCCCAAAATAAGCCGAGAAAAGTTCAAGACCTTACATAATGTTTTTGATGAGTTTACTGAACGAAACATCTTTAAGCTGATGGGACAGAGGCATTTTGAGGGATTCTACAGTGCCATTGGCATGGGCAAGGAAGCCAATGTCTTTGTGGCAAGAAAACACGATGGTACCTTTGTTGTTGTCAAGATTTATCGATTACACACCTGTGACTTCAACACCATGTATAATCACATTAAGTTCGATGCTCGATATCTTCACCTCAAAAAACAACGGAGAAAGGTCATTTTCGCCTGGACGCAGCGAGAATTTAGGAATCTGCTGAAAGCCCGAGAAGCTGGTGTTGCTGTTCCCACACCATACACTTTCCTCTACAACATCTTAGTCATGGAAATGATTGGTGGACAAGATCCTGCAGGTAAGCTTATCCATCAACAACCAAAAGATCCTGATGCATTTTTAGCAACAGTTGTTACCAATATGCAAAAAGTCTACCGTGCTGGGCTGATTCATGGTGATTTATCACCGTTCAATATCCTTAATGATAAAGAACGAGCTGTGTTTATTGATTTTTCTCAGGCAACACCTCTCGAAAGCGCCAATGCTGAAGAACTGCTGGCTGCGGATATCAAAAATGTGTGTGTGTATTTTCGTAAGTTACGGGTGGACATTACCGAAGATGTCTTGCGAAAAAAAATTTTGGAAAATAATGGGAATGGTAAAGGACAACAAACAAAACATCGGAGGAAACAATGACATCAACAATACCAACTTCCGA
Protein-coding sequences here:
- a CDS encoding serine protein kinase RIO, translated to MPKISREKFKTLHNVFDEFTERNIFKLMGQRHFEGFYSAIGMGKEANVFVARKHDGTFVVVKIYRLHTCDFNTMYNHIKFDARYLHLKKQRRKVIFAWTQREFRNLLKAREAGVAVPTPYTFLYNILVMEMIGGQDPAGKLIHQQPKDPDAFLATVVTNMQKVYRAGLIHGDLSPFNILNDKERAVFIDFSQATPLESANAEELLAADIKNVCVYFRKLRVDITEDVLRKKILENNGNGKGQQTKHRRKQ